In one Campylobacter insulaenigrae NCTC 12927 genomic region, the following are encoded:
- the nth gene encoding endonuclease III, which produces MKRNLQIKELFLQHFGQAKTELVFNNAYELIVCVMLSAQCTDKRVNLITPALFKAYPSVKDLANANLSSLKLLINSCSFYNNKAQNLIKMAKSVCENFNEEIPMDENSLKSLAGVGQKTAHVVMIEWCGANCMAVDTHVFRVSHRLNLSKAKTPEDTEKDLTKIFKDNLNYLHQAMVLFGRYTCKAKNPLCKECFLNHLCKSKDKRI; this is translated from the coding sequence ATGAAAAGAAATTTACAAATTAAAGAATTATTTTTACAACATTTTGGTCAAGCTAAAACAGAACTAGTTTTTAATAATGCTTATGAATTAATAGTTTGCGTTATGTTATCAGCCCAATGTACGGATAAAAGAGTAAATCTCATTACCCCTGCTTTATTTAAAGCTTATCCAAGCGTAAAAGATTTAGCAAATGCAAATTTATCAAGTTTAAAGTTGCTTATTAATTCCTGCTCTTTTTATAATAACAAAGCTCAAAATCTTATCAAAATGGCAAAATCAGTATGCGAAAATTTTAATGAAGAAATTCCTATGGATGAAAATTCTCTAAAAAGCCTTGCTGGAGTTGGTCAAAAAACAGCTCATGTTGTAATGATAGAATGGTGTGGAGCTAACTGTATGGCAGTAGATACTCATGTATTTAGAGTTTCACATAGACTTAATCTAAGTAAAGCAAAAACACCAGAAGATACTGAAAAAGATTTAACTAAAATTTTTAAAGATAATCTCAATTATCTTCATCAAGCAATGGTATTGTTCGGAAGATATACCTGTAAAGCAAAAAATCCATTATGTAAAGAATGTTTTTTGAATCATTTGTGTAAAAGTAAAGATAAAAGAATCTAG
- a CDS encoding TolC-like outer membrane efflux protein translates to MKFSIIAFLVLLLSACASIKLEQIHQEQISQQIFKDFNASYPWWQKYNNKILNQILQIVIDNNKDLNVARINLLSSLTKYELLKLDLYPTLSGDLGVNINKNLKNGMENSGFSNGLMLNYELDLYAKISDQIASSNFLVKASEYELQKMKLDVVNLTLNSIFELVYFNDVDVLLHHHLKNLEQMLEIYTTKFDYGKVEYIDLLNIKKSLLNTKQNITINLQNKEAVIKNLKDLLGYNNEKLIDELFSYKLDDFFIEKIDFDIDLKMLSFTPEIQAKFNILNSSYKNYFSIQKSILPSVKILGRLDGKDETINDSFKFLMLGGNVVIDLPFLDFYRVRKNVKISEYEYNIRVLEYKDALQKNLNNFNLCYKNDQYYNSLLEIMEENYINQEKITQLYFNKYKLGRNELKDYLDADALLINSLQELNRARLALLKNINLYHNIVLVSE, encoded by the coding sequence ATGAAATTTTCTATTATTGCCTTTTTAGTTTTGTTATTAAGTGCTTGTGCTAGTATAAAATTAGAACAGATTCATCAAGAACAAATTTCACAACAAATATTTAAAGATTTTAATGCAAGTTATCCTTGGTGGCAAAAGTATAATAATAAAATTTTAAATCAAATTTTACAGATTGTTATTGATAATAATAAGGATTTGAATGTAGCAAGAATTAATCTTTTAAGTTCTTTAACAAAATATGAACTTTTAAAATTAGATTTATATCCAACCTTGAGCGGAGATTTAGGGGTAAATATTAATAAAAATTTAAAAAATGGTATGGAAAATAGCGGTTTTTCTAATGGTTTAATGCTAAATTATGAACTTGATTTATATGCAAAAATTTCTGATCAAATTGCATCATCTAATTTTTTGGTTAAAGCAAGTGAATATGAGTTGCAAAAAATGAAACTTGATGTTGTAAATCTTACTTTAAATTCTATTTTTGAATTAGTTTATTTTAATGATGTTGATGTTTTATTACACCATCATCTTAAAAATCTTGAACAAATGTTAGAAATTTACACTACAAAATTTGATTATGGTAAAGTAGAATATATTGATCTTTTAAATATAAAAAAATCTCTTCTTAACACTAAGCAAAATATCACAATAAATCTTCAAAATAAGGAAGCTGTGATAAAAAATTTAAAAGATCTACTAGGTTATAATAATGAAAAATTGATTGATGAACTTTTTTCTTATAAATTAGATGATTTTTTTATAGAAAAAATAGATTTTGATATAGACTTAAAAATGCTTTCTTTTACTCCAGAGATTCAAGCTAAATTCAATATTCTTAATTCATCTTATAAAAATTATTTTAGTATACAAAAGAGTATTTTGCCAAGTGTGAAAATACTTGGTAGATTAGATGGTAAAGATGAAACAATCAATGATAGTTTTAAATTTTTAATGCTTGGTGGCAATGTGGTAATTGATCTTCCTTTTTTGGATTTTTATAGAGTAAGAAAAAATGTAAAAATTTCAGAATATGAATACAATATTAGAGTTTTAGAATACAAAGATGCTTTGCAAAAGAATTTAAATAATTTTAATTTATGCTATAAAAATGATCAATATTACAATTCTTTGCTAGAAATTATGGAAGAAAATTATATTAATCAAGAAAAAATTACACAATTGTATTTTAATAAATACAAATTAGGACGCAATGAGCTTAAAGATTATCTTGATGCAGATGCTTTATTGATAAATTCTTTACAAGAACTTAATAGAGCAAGATTAGCCTTGCTTAAAAATATAAATTTATACCATAATATAGTTTTAGTCTCAGAATAA
- a CDS encoding efflux RND transporter periplasmic adaptor subunit, translating to MIKKIAYLILLIILIEVGVYYYFYNKDEFNYLTYEVKKRDITQSIEAIGEVYAKTQVDVGAQVSGQITRLYVRLGDYVKEGDLIAQIDKDKQQNDLDITKAQLESAKANLESKKIALNIALKQYTREQKLYEKKATSLESLENLKNNFYALKASVADLNAQTTQLEISLKNAQKDLAYTTIVAPSKGEIINIAVEEGQTVNANQNTPSIVRLADLSEMEIRMQIAEADINKISVGKSVKFNILNEPEKKFEAIISSIDPANTTITDATSNTNLNSNLNSSASAVYYYARVFVKNDNNFLRIGMSTENEIAIKTQKNVLVVPTLAIKNDTEGYYMEILKDNKNIIKKPVKLGIKDNLNTQIVEGINEGDLVIIGKNKK from the coding sequence TTGATTAAGAAAATTGCTTATTTGATATTACTTATAATTTTAATTGAAGTTGGAGTTTATTATTATTTTTACAATAAAGATGAATTCAATTATTTAACTTATGAAGTAAAAAAACGAGATATCACTCAAAGCATAGAGGCAATAGGAGAAGTATATGCAAAAACTCAAGTAGATGTTGGAGCACAAGTTAGTGGACAAATTACAAGACTTTATGTAAGATTAGGTGATTATGTAAAAGAAGGGGATTTAATAGCTCAAATTGATAAAGACAAACAACAAAATGATCTAGATATAACTAAAGCTCAACTTGAAAGTGCAAAAGCAAATTTAGAAAGTAAAAAAATCGCTTTAAATATTGCTTTAAAACAATACACAAGAGAGCAAAAGCTTTATGAAAAAAAAGCTACTTCTTTAGAAAGTCTTGAAAATTTGAAAAATAATTTTTATGCTTTAAAAGCTAGTGTAGCTGACTTAAATGCTCAAACAACTCAATTAGAAATTTCATTAAAAAACGCACAAAAAGATTTAGCTTATACTACCATAGTTGCACCTAGTAAAGGTGAAATCATAAATATAGCAGTAGAAGAAGGTCAGACGGTTAATGCAAATCAAAATACTCCAAGTATAGTGCGTTTGGCTGATTTGAGTGAAATGGAAATTCGTATGCAAATAGCTGAAGCTGACATTAATAAAATTAGTGTGGGTAAAAGTGTTAAATTTAATATTTTAAATGAACCTGAAAAAAAGTTTGAGGCTATTATTTCAAGTATAGATCCAGCAAATACTACAATTACTGATGCAACAAGCAATACAAATTTAAATTCGAATTTAAATTCTAGTGCTAGTGCTGTATATTATTACGCTAGAGTTTTTGTTAAAAATGATAATAATTTTTTACGTATTGGAATGAGCACGGAAAATGAAATTGCTATTAAAACACAGAAGAATGTTCTAGTGGTTCCCACCTTGGCGATTAAAAACGATACTGAAGGTTATTATATGGAAATTTTAAAAGATAATAAAAATATTATTAAAAAACCTGTTAAATTAGGTATTAAAGATAATTTAAATACCCAAATTGTAGAGGGAATAAATGAAGGTGATTTGGTAATTATAGGCAAAAATAAAAAATGA
- the fbaA gene encoding class II fructose-bisphosphate aldolase, whose product MGVLDLVKPGILSGDELNIVYDHAKKEGFAIPAVNVVGTNSINAVLESAKKVNSPVIIQFSNGGAKFVAGKACPKADILGAISGAKHVHLMAKAYGVPVILHTDHAARKLLPWIDALIEANAEFKKDNGIALFSSHMIDLSEENLEENLSTCEVYLKQMSELGISLELELGCTGGEEDGVDNTNIDNAKLYTQPEDVALAYERLTKISDKFSIAASFGNVHGVYKPGNVILRPEILKNSQEYVKNKFNLSQDKPINFVFHGGSGSDIEDIKAALSYGVIKMNIDTDTQWAFWDGVREYELQNKAYLQGQIGNPEGDDKPNKKYYDPRIWLRAGEESMIKRLECAFSDLNCIDRN is encoded by the coding sequence ATGGGTGTTTTAGATCTTGTTAAACCAGGTATTTTAAGTGGTGATGAATTAAATATTGTTTATGATCATGCTAAAAAAGAAGGTTTTGCTATCCCTGCAGTAAATGTTGTGGGAACAAATTCTATTAATGCAGTTCTAGAGAGTGCTAAAAAAGTAAATTCTCCTGTGATTATACAATTTTCAAATGGTGGAGCCAAATTTGTAGCAGGTAAAGCTTGTCCTAAAGCTGATATTTTAGGTGCTATTAGTGGTGCTAAGCATGTACATTTAATGGCAAAAGCTTATGGAGTGCCTGTGATTTTACACACCGATCATGCAGCTAGAAAACTTCTTCCTTGGATTGATGCTTTAATAGAAGCTAATGCAGAATTTAAAAAAGACAATGGTATTGCTTTATTTAGTTCTCATATGATTGATTTAAGTGAGGAAAATTTAGAGGAAAATTTAAGTACTTGTGAAGTTTATTTAAAGCAAATGTCTGAACTTGGGATTTCATTGGAATTAGAGCTTGGTTGTACAGGCGGTGAAGAAGACGGTGTAGATAACACTAATATCGATAATGCAAAATTATATACTCAACCTGAAGATGTTGCTTTAGCATACGAAAGACTTACTAAAATTAGTGATAAATTTTCTATAGCAGCAAGTTTTGGTAATGTTCATGGAGTTTATAAACCAGGTAATGTTATCTTAAGACCTGAAATACTCAAAAACTCTCAAGAGTACGTAAAAAATAAATTTAATTTATCTCAAGATAAGCCGATTAATTTTGTTTTCCATGGTGGTAGTGGTAGTGATATAGAGGATATTAAAGCAGCACTTAGCTATGGTGTAATTAAAATGAATATTGATACAGATACTCAATGGGCTTTTTGGGATGGAGTTAGAGAATATGAACTTCAAAATAAAGCTTATTTGCAAGGACAAATTGGCAATCCTGAAGGCGATGATAAACCTAATAAAAAATATTATGATCCAAGAATTTGGCTTAGAGCTGGTGAGGAGAGTATGATCAAGCGTTTAGAATGTGCATTTAGCGATTTAAATTGTATCGATAGAAACTAA
- the gltS gene encoding sodium/glutamate symporter: MNFDFYATLVTMVIVLLVGVFVIKRVKFLRDYNIPEPVVGGAIAAIVLLILHSFFSIDIKFDSSMKDPLMLAFFSSIGLLADFASLRKGGKKLAIFLIVVVGLLFAQNIVGIGVATAMGQNPLMGLIAGSVTMSGGHGTGAAWAAEFIKEPYMYSSATTVAIACATFGLISGGIIGGPVARYLVNKHNLVVPKQNDDKDAILNFQSPEKERLITPSSFIESLALIALCLLIGSALSSYIKAETGFTLPTFVYCLFVGVVLRNVLSITRIHHVFDREVSVLGNVSLSLFLALALMTISLWDLVTLALPMLVILVVQVAMMIFFAIFVTFRICGKDYDAAVLAAGHCGFGLGATPTAMVNMQTVTNHYGMSHMAFIIVPLVGAFFIDIVNALVINAFLYLPLFH, from the coding sequence ATGAATTTTGATTTTTATGCAACATTAGTCACTATGGTTATAGTGTTACTTGTAGGCGTGTTTGTTATAAAAAGAGTTAAATTTTTACGCGATTATAACATTCCTGAGCCTGTTGTAGGTGGAGCTATTGCAGCTATCGTTCTTTTAATCTTACATAGTTTTTTTTCAATAGATATCAAATTTGATTCTTCTATGAAAGATCCTTTAATGCTAGCATTTTTTTCTAGTATAGGCTTATTAGCTGATTTTGCATCTTTGAGAAAAGGTGGAAAAAAATTAGCAATTTTCTTAATAGTAGTTGTTGGATTACTTTTTGCACAAAATATAGTTGGTATAGGAGTAGCAACTGCTATGGGACAAAACCCATTAATGGGACTTATTGCAGGATCAGTTACAATGAGTGGAGGTCATGGGACAGGAGCAGCATGGGCAGCTGAATTTATAAAAGAACCTTATATGTATTCAAGTGCTACAACTGTTGCTATAGCGTGTGCTACTTTTGGACTAATTTCAGGTGGTATTATAGGTGGTCCGGTTGCAAGATATTTGGTAAACAAACACAACTTAGTAGTTCCTAAACAAAATGACGATAAAGATGCAATTTTGAATTTTCAATCTCCAGAAAAAGAAAGATTAATAACTCCTTCATCATTTATAGAATCTTTGGCATTAATTGCTTTATGTTTATTGATAGGTAGTGCTTTATCATCTTATATTAAAGCTGAAACTGGATTTACTTTACCAACTTTTGTATATTGTCTTTTTGTTGGTGTTGTTTTAAGAAATGTTTTATCTATTACACGAATTCATCATGTTTTCGATAGAGAAGTTTCAGTTTTAGGCAATGTTAGCTTATCTTTATTTTTAGCTTTGGCTTTAATGACTATTAGTTTATGGGATTTGGTTACTTTAGCATTACCAATGTTGGTGATTTTAGTTGTGCAAGTAGCTATGATGATATTTTTTGCTATATTTGTTACTTTTAGAATTTGTGGAAAAGATTACGATGCGGCAGTTTTAGCAGCTGGACACTGTGGATTTGGTTTGGGTGCTACTCCAACTGCTATGGTAAATATGCAAACAGTCACAAATCACTATGGTATGAGTCATATGGCATTTATTATTGTTCCTTTGGTGGGAGCATTTTTTATAGATATAGTGAATGCTTTAGTAATTAACGCTTTCTTGTATTTGCCATTGTTCCATTAA
- a CDS encoding major antigenic peptide/PpiC-type peptidyl-prolyl cis-trans isomerase — translation MRKISLVATALLMGLSLNAAVVATLDGTNITDDQINENFAPMLRGAKISDLPAEQKKAIIDQYIMQQLVLKDAKAQKLENDPLYKEELERAKEAILANIYQKKIFDSIKNDETKAKKYYEENKDKFTKPAQVKARHILVTSEKEAENIIAQLNKLNGKALEDKFIELAKEKSIDKGSSAQGGDLGWFSESTMVKPFADAAFSMKKGTISKTPVKSDFGYHIILKQDAKAKNTMSYNEVKAGIENSMKMEEFKNVFGKKVEELHKKAQVEYK, via the coding sequence ATGAGAAAAATTTCTTTAGTTGCTACGGCTTTATTAATGGGTTTAAGTTTAAATGCTGCAGTTGTAGCTACTCTTGATGGTACAAATATTACTGATGATCAAATTAATGAAAATTTTGCTCCTATGTTAAGAGGTGCTAAGATATCTGATTTACCAGCTGAACAAAAGAAAGCGATTATTGACCAATATATTATGCAACAACTCGTGTTAAAAGATGCAAAAGCTCAGAAGTTAGAAAATGATCCTTTGTATAAAGAAGAGTTAGAGCGTGCAAAAGAAGCTATTTTGGCAAATATTTACCAAAAGAAAATTTTTGATTCTATTAAAAATGATGAGACAAAAGCAAAAAAATATTACGAAGAAAATAAAGATAAATTTACAAAACCTGCACAAGTTAAAGCTAGACACATTTTAGTAACTAGTGAAAAAGAAGCTGAAAATATTATTGCTCAATTAAATAAACTTAATGGAAAAGCATTAGAAGATAAATTTATTGAATTAGCAAAAGAAAAATCAATTGATAAAGGTTCTTCAGCACAAGGTGGAGATCTTGGATGGTTTTCTGAATCTACTATGGTAAAACCATTTGCTGATGCAGCTTTTTCTATGAAAAAAGGAACTATTTCAAAAACTCCAGTTAAGAGCGATTTTGGATACCACATCATTTTAAAACAAGATGCTAAGGCTAAAAATACTATGAGCTATAATGAAGTAAAAGCTGGTATTGAAAATAGTATGAAAATGGAAGAATTTAAAAATGTGTTTGGTAAAAAAGTTGAAGAACTCCATAAAAAAGCACAAGTGGAATATAAATAA
- a CDS encoding MacB family efflux pump subunit yields MILLKNIYKKINDTVILDNISLNIQKGEFVAIIGQSGSGKTSLLNIIGTLDEPSSGKYFLDNYEVNTASKEEKARLRREKIGFIFQRYNLLNLLNARDNVALPAVYAGKNKNERFIKSKELLSFLGLEHKELSKPNELSGGQQQRVSIARALINGGELILADEPTGALDSKSGEIVLDILKKLNEQGHTIVLVTHDPNIAAKAKRIIEIKDGQILSDSFPKEIRKITKKTITKEVKNLSLLKNQLLESFSMSVASIVAHKLRSLLTMLGIIIGIASVVCVVALGLGAQKKILASINSIGTNTIEIVSGKGLGDIRSGKTRLNLSDLKTLSSLPYLDAVEAETSKMGVVTYKNNSLQARIRGVGPNHLKLDSSIMVSGRFINDEDIKDNTNICIVDENALKILFNNITSDRVLGKSIIFNKQPLIVVGVSKKEEKNEIAVDDNTIKIYTPYTTLMNKITGDKQIRMIVTKVKDEVNPTLAEEAIVKILKIKRGQKDFFTINLDKIKQKIEENTATLTLLISSIAIVSLIVGGIGVMNIMLVSVSERTREIGVRMAIGARKEDILMQFLIEAVLICSFGAFLGVILSFVIIEIFNSLQLGFTMILSLNSVLLGLLSSVFIGLIFGFFPAKNAANLNPINALSKE; encoded by the coding sequence ATGATACTTTTAAAAAATATTTATAAAAAGATTAACGATACTGTTATCTTAGATAATATTAGTCTAAATATACAAAAGGGTGAATTTGTAGCTATTATTGGTCAATCAGGTAGTGGAAAAACTTCTCTTTTAAACATTATAGGTACTCTTGATGAACCAAGTAGTGGAAAATATTTTTTAGATAATTATGAAGTAAATACTGCCTCAAAAGAAGAAAAAGCAAGACTTAGAAGAGAAAAAATAGGCTTTATTTTTCAACGCTATAATTTATTAAATCTTTTAAATGCTAGAGATAATGTTGCTTTACCTGCTGTGTATGCTGGAAAAAATAAAAATGAGCGTTTTATAAAATCTAAAGAATTGCTTTCATTTTTAGGACTTGAACATAAGGAATTATCAAAACCTAATGAATTAAGTGGAGGACAGCAGCAAAGAGTTTCTATTGCTAGAGCTTTGATAAATGGTGGAGAGTTAATTTTAGCAGATGAACCAACTGGTGCACTTGATTCTAAAAGCGGAGAGATTGTTTTAGATATTTTAAAAAAGCTTAATGAGCAAGGTCATACTATAGTATTAGTTACTCACGATCCAAATATAGCTGCTAAAGCTAAGAGAATTATAGAAATTAAAGATGGGCAAATACTAAGTGATAGTTTTCCAAAAGAAATTAGAAAAATTACTAAAAAAACAATAACTAAAGAGGTGAAGAATTTATCTTTATTAAAAAATCAACTTTTGGAAAGTTTTAGTATGTCTGTTGCTTCTATTGTAGCTCATAAATTACGTTCTTTGCTTACTATGCTTGGCATTATTATTGGTATAGCTTCTGTAGTTTGTGTGGTAGCTTTAGGACTTGGTGCGCAAAAGAAGATTTTAGCTTCCATTAATTCTATTGGAACTAATACTATAGAGATTGTTTCAGGAAAAGGCTTAGGGGATATACGATCTGGAAAAACAAGATTGAATTTAAGTGATTTAAAAACTTTAAGTTCATTACCATATTTAGATGCAGTAGAAGCTGAGACTAGCAAGATGGGAGTTGTAACTTATAAGAATAATTCTTTACAAGCACGAATTCGAGGTGTTGGACCAAACCATTTAAAGCTTGATAGCTCTATTATGGTGAGTGGAAGATTTATTAATGATGAAGATATTAAAGATAATACAAATATTTGTATCGTAGATGAAAACGCATTAAAAATTTTATTCAACAATATAACTTCAGATCGTGTTTTGGGTAAAAGTATCATTTTCAATAAACAACCATTGATTGTAGTTGGAGTTTCTAAAAAAGAAGAAAAAAATGAAATTGCTGTAGATGATAATACTATAAAAATTTATACTCCTTATACGACATTAATGAATAAAATTACAGGCGATAAGCAAATAAGAATGATTGTAACTAAGGTAAAAGATGAAGTTAATCCTACATTGGCCGAAGAAGCTATAGTAAAAATTTTAAAAATTAAGCGCGGACAGAAAGATTTTTTTACCATAAATTTGGATAAGATTAAGCAAAAAATAGAAGAAAATACAGCCACTTTGACTTTGCTTATTTCATCTATAGCTATAGTTTCTTTAATAGTTGGTGGTATAGGCGTTATGAATATTATGCTAGTTTCTGTGAGCGAAAGAACAAGGGAAATTGGCGTTAGAATGGCTATTGGTGCTAGAAAAGAAGACATTTTGATGCAATTTTTAATAGAAGCTGTTTTAATTTGTTCTTTTGGAGCATTTTTAGGAGTAATACTTTCTTTTGTGATAATAGAAATATTTAATTCTTTACAATTAGGATTTACTATGATACTTTCTTTAAATTCAGTATTACTAGGGCTTTTGAGTTCAGTTTTTATTGGACTTATTTTTGGATTTTTTCCAGCAAAAAATGCTGCGAATTTAAATCCTATCAATGCACTTTCAAAGGAATAA
- a CDS encoding OmpA family protein, translated as MIRNNQNNNEENNFWIAYADLMAGLLFVFILLIGAIVVKYVLTQSDLKIIKENLEKQEQRLRENKEELSQKEDILKNLNQKLNNTSNTLNDINKQKQELEANVNSYVRLNQDLNSSIDEKDQQIFTLLERLNKKDEQIRDLEANFDEAKIKIKELSLIKENTIKNLQSKIDDNITLDINSGAIILPSEVLFDSNSFTLKAQAKENLKTILTQYFDGILKDEKILSSIENIVIEGHTDSAGSYIYNLDLSQKRAYAVMSFIYSFYKDPRLQKLLMASGRSYSDVVMKDGKEDQQASRRIEIKFNINTNNALEKVEKYLDSK; from the coding sequence ATGATAAGAAATAATCAAAACAATAACGAAGAAAATAATTTCTGGATAGCTTATGCTGATTTAATGGCTGGGTTGTTATTTGTTTTTATTTTATTGATCGGTGCAATTGTGGTTAAATATGTTTTGACTCAAAGTGATCTAAAAATTATAAAGGAAAATCTGGAAAAACAAGAACAAAGACTTAGAGAAAATAAAGAGGAATTAAGTCAAAAAGAAGATATATTAAAAAATCTTAATCAAAAATTAAATAACACTTCTAATACTCTTAATGATATTAATAAACAAAAGCAAGAATTAGAGGCAAATGTAAATTCTTATGTAAGATTGAATCAGGATTTAAATTCATCTATTGATGAAAAAGATCAACAAATTTTTACTTTACTCGAGAGGTTAAATAAGAAAGATGAGCAAATTAGAGATTTAGAAGCTAATTTTGATGAAGCAAAAATAAAAATTAAAGAACTGAGTTTGATTAAAGAAAATACGATCAAAAATCTTCAATCAAAAATAGATGATAATATTACTTTAGATATAAATTCTGGTGCGATTATTCTACCTTCTGAAGTTTTGTTTGATAGTAATTCTTTTACTTTAAAAGCGCAAGCTAAAGAAAATTTAAAAACTATATTAACGCAATATTTTGATGGCATTTTAAAAGATGAAAAAATATTATCAAGCATTGAAAATATAGTCATAGAAGGACACACAGATAGTGCTGGATCGTATATTTATAATCTTGATTTATCGCAAAAAAGAGCTTATGCTGTGATGAGTTTTATCTATTCATTTTATAAAGATCCTAGACTTCAAAAATTATTAATGGCAAGTGGTAGATCTTATTCTGATGTGGTTATGAAAGATGGTAAAGAAGATCAACAAGCAAGCCGCAGAATAGAAATTAAATTTAATATCAATACTAACAATGCTTTGGAAAAGGTTGAAAAATACCTTGATAGTAAGTAG
- a CDS encoding MotA/TolQ/ExbB proton channel family protein translates to MEVKTTDEFSDLVLPDSKGSTGIVAYLKIIFIPTILYLLVLLGYFGKIDFKVELHSVVMIGIIYLIALIFARHSADYASSIFEQQKDEFKLVLKRYIMKHFLVIGKETKSNASFDDFAYAYARELRNENFASVGAAVFPMLGILGTFISIAISMPNFNSSDTAGLEQEISLLLNGVGTAFYVSIYGIFLALWWIFFEKYGSSKFQRLLNRQKNATNDFFWSKEEIDRKYLQESLKHFEKIGMIFEHVSNEEFFKELDNTIDRKFSVFQELVNAEEKAVKLSSEHVKQTMSDLSKTQREQKNIVKIYTEIANAVNMLNSNIKDLTLRISEQYNRLLDVSSEKISHFDKSVNVLDDKIENFANNIEKYQNLMLENQTKLFEGFRSSIIEGMHTFKETYEDEKSIDDKISMMEEFKTESKELDEQTSEVIAKLENQKENEDINDKK, encoded by the coding sequence ATGGAAGTAAAAACAACAGATGAATTTTCAGATCTTGTATTGCCAGATAGTAAAGGTAGTACAGGGATAGTTGCTTACTTGAAGATAATTTTTATACCAACAATATTATATCTTTTAGTTTTATTAGGGTATTTTGGCAAGATTGATTTCAAGGTAGAATTACATAGCGTCGTGATGATAGGTATTATTTATTTGATTGCTTTGATTTTTGCTAGACATAGTGCGGATTATGCTTCAAGTATTTTTGAGCAACAAAAAGATGAATTCAAGTTAGTATTAAAACGCTATATTATGAAGCATTTTTTAGTTATAGGAAAAGAAACAAAGTCTAATGCAAGTTTTGATGATTTTGCTTATGCGTACGCTAGAGAGTTAAGAAATGAAAATTTTGCTTCTGTTGGCGCAGCTGTTTTTCCTATGCTTGGAATCTTAGGAACCTTTATAAGTATAGCTATATCAATGCCTAATTTTAATTCAAGTGACACAGCAGGATTGGAACAAGAAATTTCATTGCTATTAAATGGAGTAGGTACAGCATTTTATGTTTCTATTTACGGGATATTCTTGGCACTCTGGTGGATTTTTTTTGAAAAATATGGTTCGAGTAAATTTCAACGTTTGTTAAATCGTCAAAAAAATGCTACAAATGACTTTTTCTGGTCTAAAGAAGAAATCGATAGGAAATATCTTCAGGAAAGTTTAAAACATTTTGAAAAAATTGGCATGATCTTTGAACATGTAAGCAATGAGGAATTTTTCAAAGAACTTGATAATACCATAGATAGGAAATTTAGTGTTTTTCAAGAATTAGTGAATGCTGAAGAAAAAGCTGTAAAGTTAAGTAGCGAACATGTAAAACAAACCATGAGTGATTTATCTAAAACTCAAAGAGAGCAAAAAAATATAGTAAAAATTTACACAGAAATAGCAAATGCTGTGAATATGTTAAATTCTAATATCAAGGATTTAACTCTTAGAATTTCTGAACAATATAATAGGCTTTTAGATGTAAGCTCTGAAAAAATTTCTCATTTTGACAAAAGTGTCAATGTACTTGATGATAAAATAGAAAATTTTGCTAATAATATAGAAAAATATCAAAATCTTATGCTAGAAAATCAAACAAAACTTTTTGAAGGATTTAGATCAAGTATTATTGAGGGAATGCATACTTTTAAAGAAACTTATGAAGATGAAAAAAGTATTGATGATAAAATTTCCATGATGGAAGAATTTAAAACAGAGAGTAAAGAATTAGATGAACAAACCTCAGAAGTGATTGCTAAGCTTGAAAATCAAAAAGAAAATGAAGACATAAATGATAAGAAATAA